Genomic window (Streptomyces sp. LX-29):
CGCGGCCGGGGTGGCCGGCGTGATCAAGATGGTGATGGCGCTGCGCCACGGGGTGCTCCCGCGCACCCTCCACGTCGACCGGCCCTCGACCCACGTCGACTGGTCCGCCGGGGCCGTCGAGCTGCTGGCCGACGAGCGGCCGTGGCCGGAGACCGGCCGACCCCGCCGGGCGGCCGTCTCCGCCTTCGGCATCAGCGGGACCAACGCCCACATGATCCTGGAGCAGGCGCCGCCGGACGAGGCACCCGCGGCGGAGGCTCCGGCGGCCGAGGCGGGAAGGGCTCCGGCGGCCGAGCCGGGGGAGTCGGTCCGGCCGACCACCCCCCAGGCGCTGCCCTGGATCGTCTCCGGGCGCACCGCGGAGGCCCTCCAGGCGCAGGCCGAGCGGCTCCGCGACGCGGTGGTGGCCCACCCCGCGTGGGACATCGCCGACGTCGGCCGGTCGCTGGCCACCACCCGCACCGCCTTCGAACACCGCGGCGTGGTCGTGGCCGCCGACCGCGAGGAGTTCCTGCGCGGTCTGGGCGCCCTGGCGGCCGGCGCCGCCGCCCCCGGCGTGGTGATGGGGGAGGGCGGCGAGAGCCGCGGCGCCCCCGTGCTGGTCTTCCCCGGACAGGGCTCCCAGTGGGCCGGCATGGCCGTGGAGTCGCTGGACTCCTCCGCGGTGTTCCGGGAGCGGCTCACCGCCTGCGCGGAGGCGCTGGCGCCGCACGTCGACTGGTCGCTGGACGCGGTGCTCCGCGGCGAGCGGGGCGCCCCGAGCCTGGCACGGGTGGACGTGGTGCAGCCGGCGCTGTGGGCGGTGATGGTGTCCCTCGCCGCATGGTGGCGTGCGTACGGGGTGGAGCCCGCCGGAGTCATCGGGCATTCGCAGGGGGAGATCGCGGCGGCCTGTGTGGCGGGCGCGCTGTCGTTGGAGGACGGCGCGAAGGTGGTCGCTCTGCGCAGCCGGGCGCTGCGGGAGATCGCGGGTCTGGGTGGGATGGCGTCGGTGCCGCTGCCCGTGGCCGAGGTGGAGCCGCACCTGGCACGCTGGGACGGCCGGCTGTCGGTGGCCGCGCTCAACGGGCCCCGGTCCACGGTGGTCGCCGGCGACCGGGAGGCGATCGCGGGCCTCGTCGACGAGCTGGTCCGACGCGACATCCGGGCCCGAGCGGTCCCGGTGGACTACGCCTCCCACTCCCGCCACGTGGAGCGGATCAGGGAAGGCATCGAGGCGGCCCTCTCCGACATCGCCCCGCGCACCGGCACCGTGCCCTTCTACTCGACCGTGACCGGCGGGCTGCTGGACACCTCCGAGTTGGACGCCGCGTACTGGTACCGGAACCTGCGCCAGCCGGTGCGGTTCGAGACCGTCGTCCGGGACCTGGTCGAGCGCGGCCACCGGGCGTTCGTCGAGTGCAGCCCGCACCCGGTGCTGACGGTCGGCATCGAGGAGACCGCGGACGCCGCGGACCGGCCGGCGGTGGCCCTCGGCTCGCTGCGCCGCCATGAGGGCGGCGGACGACGCTTCCTGACCTCGGTGGCGGAGGCCCACAGCCACGGCCTGGCGGTGGACTGGCGGCCCGCCTTCGCCACCGCCGGCGGGTCGGCGCGGCGGGAGGTGGAGCTGCCCACCTACGCCTTCCAGCGCGAACGGTTCTGGGTGGACGCCCCCGCGGTGACGGCCGGCGGGCACGCCCCGGGGCTGCGCGCGGCCGACCACCCGCTGCTGGCCGGTGAGTTGGGGCTGGCCGACGGCGACGGGGTCGTCCTGACCGGCCGGCTCTCCCGGGACTCGCACCCGTGGCTGGCGGATCACGCGGTGTGGGGTCTGGTGTTGGTGCCGGGGACGGCCTTCGTGGAGCTGGCGCTGTCGGCCGGTGGCCGGGTGGGCTGTGACCGGTTGGAGGAGCTGACGCTCCAGGCGCCGTTGGTGCTTCCGGAGCGCGGCGCGGTGCAGGTGCAGGTGCGGGCGGGCGGCGCGGACGAGGCCGGCCGACGGCCCGTCACCGTCTACTCGCGGCCCGACCGCGACGCCGCCGAGGACGCGCCCTGGACCTGCCACGGCACCGGGGTCGTCGCACCGGCCGAACCCGCCCCGCGGGGTGGACTCGACGGCGCCTGGCCCCCCGCGGGCGCGGAGCCCGTGGCGCTGGACGGGTTGTACGGACGGCTCGCCGCGGACGGGCTGGAGTACGGGCCCGTCTTCCAGGGGCTGCGGGCGGCCTGGCGGCGCGGGGACGAGCTCTTCGCCGAGATCCGGCTTCCGCGGGACCGCCACGCCGACGCCGAACGCTGCGGCCTGCACCCCGCACTGCTGGACGCGGCGCTCCACACCAGCCTGCTCGACGGGCTCGACGAGGTCCAACTGCCCTTCGCCTGGACCGGGGTGACGCTGCGCGCCCGCGCCGCCACCGCGCTGCGGGTCCGGCTGGCCCCGGCCGACGCCGGCGGAATCTCGCTGGAGGTGGCCGACGCCGCCGGCGCCCCGGTCGCCACGGTCGAGGCGCTGGCGGTACGCCCGGTCACCCGGGAGCGGCTGCGCGCCGCCGGTGGCGGACACCAGGAGTCGCTGTACCAGGTCGAGTGGGTCCAGGACACCGCCCCGACCGCCACCGCGCGGTCCCTGCCGGCCGCGGCGACCACGGCCCGGTGGGCGCTGCTGGGCGAGGGTCGCCCGGAGCTGGTCGCGGCGCTGCCCGGGATCGCGACCCACGCGGACCTGGCCGCCCTCGGCGCGGCCCTCGCCGCCGGGGCGCCGACTCCCGAGCTCGTCTTGGTGCCGTGGACCCCGGAGCCGGGCCCGGCCGCGGACTCCGTGCACGCCTCCGTCGTCCGGGCGCTGGGCCTGCTCCAGACGTGGCTGGCGGACGAACGGTTCGCCGGCTCCCGGCTGGTGTGGCTGACCCGGGGCGCCGTCGCCGCCGGCCCCGACGAGGTGTCCGACCTGGCCGGCGCCGCACTGTGGGGCGCGGTGCGCTCCGCAGAGGCGGAACAGCCGGGCCGGTTCGCGCTCGTCGACCTCGACGACGCCGACGCCTCGACGCACGCCCTGCCCGCGGCGCTGGCCGGCGACGCCTTCCCACTCGCCCTGCGGGAGGGCACGGTCCTCGTGCCGCGGCTGGCCCGGCTGACGGCGCCGGCCGCCGAGGACGACCGGCGGGCGGGAGGGACGGCCTCGGCCGGTGGCGACGCCGGCCCGACCGCCGACGACACCGGTCGCGCGCTCGCCGACACCGGCCAGGCCGCCGACGGCGACCACACGCCCGCCCACACCGGTCGCGCGCCGGCCGACGGCACCGTGCTGATCACCGGCGGCACCGGCACCCTGGGCGGCCTGCTGGCGCGGCACCTCGTCGCCGCCCACGGCGTGCGCCACCTGCTGCTGGTCAGCCGTCGTGGCCGGGAGGCCGAGGGAGCCGCGGAGCTGGCCGCCGAACTGACCGGCCGCGGCGCGGACGTGACCATCGCGGCCTGCGACGTCGCCGACCGGGAGGCGCTGGCGGCGCTGCTCGACACGGTGCCGGCCGAGCGGCCGCTCACCGGCGTGGTGCACGCCGCAGGCGCCCTGGACGACGGCGTCATCGCCGCGCTCACCCCCGAGCGCGTGCACGCGGTGCTGCGCCCCAAGGTCGACGCCGCCTGGCATCTGCACGAGCTCACCCGAGACGCCGAGCCGGCGATGTTCGTGCTCTTCTCCGCCGCCGGCCAGGTGCTGGGCAACGCCGGCCAGGCCAACTACGCCGCGGCCAACGCCTTCCTGGACGCGCTGGCCCGGCACCGCCGCGCCCAGGGGCTGCCCGGGACCTCCCTGGCCTGGGGCCTGTGGTCCGCCACCAGCGAGCTGACCGGCCGGCTCGACGAGGCCGACCGCGGCCGGCTGCGCCGCTCCGGCGTGCTGCCGCTGTCCACGGCCGAGGCGCTGGAACTGTTCGACGCCGCGCTCGCCCAGGAGCGGCCGGCGGTGGTGCCGGTACGGCTGGACCTCGCCGCGCTGCGCGCCGCGGCCACCCCGCCGCCCCCGCTGCTGCGCGGCCTCGTCGGCGCGCGGACCGCACCCGAGGCGGCGGCACGACTCACCGAGACGCCGGCCGACAGCGGGGCCGCCCTCCGCCGGCGGCTGGCGGGGCTGACCGGGCCGGAGCGGGAGGACGCGCTGCTTGACCTGGTGCGCGGCCATGTCGCCACGGTCCTCGGATACGCCGACCCCGGAGCGGTCGACACCGCGCGCGGCTTCCTCGACTCCGGGTTCGACTCGCTGCGGGCCGTGGAGCTCCGCAACCGCCTGGGGGCCGCCGCCGGGGTACGGCTGCCGGCCACGCTGATCTTCGACCACCCCAGCCCCGCCGCCGTGGCGACCCTCCTCGGGACGCTCCTGGTAGTGCCGGGGGACGGGGCGCCGGAACCGGCCGGGTTCGCCGAACTCGACGGCCTGGAGGCCGCCGTACGGGGCCTGTCCGCGGACGACCCGGCGCGCGAGCGGCTCGCCGAACGGCTGCGGGGGCTGCTGACCCGCCTCGACGGGGAGTCCGAGGGGACGACCGGCGCCGGGACCGAGGTCGAGTCGGCCACGCTCGACGAGATCTTCGACATCGTCGAGAACGAGTTGAGGAAGTCGTGAGCCGCCGCCGCATCCGGAAGACCGCAGCACAGAAGGGACTTGGGTGATGACGACGACGGCGAGTGACGAGAAGGTCCTCGACTACCTCAAGCGGCTGACCGTCGACCTGCGCCGGACCCGGCAGCGGCTGCACGAGGTCGAGGCGGGGACCCGGGAGCCGATCGCGGTGGTGGGCATGGCGTGCCGGTTCCCCGGCGGCGTCACCTCCCCCGAAGAGCTGTGGCAGCTGGTGGCGTCCGGGACCGACGCCATATCGGAGTTCCCCGCCGACCGCGGCTGGGACCCGGACCTCTACCACCCCGACCCGGCACGGCCCGGCACCAGCACCGTGCGCGAGGGCGGATTCCTGCACGACGCCGCGCGGTTCGACGCGTCGTTCTTCGGGATCAGCGCACGCGAGGCGCTGGCCATGGACCCGCAGCAGCGGCTGCTGCTGGAGACCTCATGGGAGGCCGTCGAGCGCGCGGGCATCGACCCGGCGACGCTGGCCGGCACCCGGACCGGCGTCTTCGCGGGCGTCATCTACCAGGACTACGCCTCCCGGCTGCGCCGGGTGCCGCCGGAGTTCGAGGGCTACATCGGCAACGGCAGCACCGGCAGCGTCGCCTCCGGCCGGGTGGCCTACACCTTCGGCCTCGAAGGGCCGGCGGTCAGCGTGGACACCGCGTGCTCCTCGTCGCTGGTGGCGCTGCACCTGGCCTGTCAGTCGCTGCGCCACGGGGACTGCACCATGGCACTGGCGGGCGGGGTGACCGTCATGGCGTCCCCCATGGCGCTCGTCGAGTTCAGCCGGCAGCGCGGCCTGGCCGGGAACGCGCGCTGCAAGGCGTTCTCCGCCGCCGCCGACGGCACCGGCCTGGGCGAGGGCGTCGGCATGCTGCTGCTGGAGCGCCTTTCGGACGCCCGCCGGGCCGGCCACCGGGTGCTCGCGGTGATCCGGGGCAGCGCGGTCAACCAGGACGGCGCCAGCAGTGGGCTCACCGCCCCGAGCGGCCCGGCCCAGCAGCGGGTCATCCGCCAGGCGCTGGCCCATGCCGGTCTGACCCCGGCAGAGGTCGACGCCGTGGAGGCGCACGGCACCGGCACCACCCTCGGCGACCCCATCGAGGCCCAGGCCCTGCTGGCCACCTACGGCCAGGGCCGGCCGGCCGACCGGCCGCTCTGGCTGGGCTCGGTGAAGTCCAACATCGGCCACGCGCAGGCCGCGGCCGGGGTGGCGGGCGTGATCAAGATGGTGATGGCGCTGCGCCACGGGGTGCTCCCGCGCACCCTGCACATCGACGAACCCACCCCGCACGTGGACTGGACGGCCGGCGCGGCGGCCCTGCTGACCGAGGCCAGGCCCTGGCCGCGGCCCCAGCCCGCCGCCCGGAACGGGACCGCGGCGGGCAACGGTGCCGCGGTGGGGAACGGGACCGGAGCGGGCAACGGTGCCGCGGCGGGCAACGGGGCCGGAGCGGGTGCCGCCGTCGGTGCGCGGGAGGCTCGGCGCCGGGCCGGGGTCTCCTCCTTCGGCGTCAGCGGCACCAACGCCCACCTCATCCTGGAAGAGGCCCCCGAGCCGCCCGCGGCGGAGGCCGTCCCCGGCGCTCCCGGAGGGGCCGGCACCCTCGTGCCGTGGGTGCTGTCCGCCAAGTCCGAGGTGGCGTTGCGCGCCCAGGCCGAGCGGCTGCGGAACCATCTGGAGGCGCGTCCGCAGCTCACCGCCGCCGAGGTCGGCGCGGCGCTCGCCACCACCCGTACCGCCTTCGAGCACCGCGCGGTGCTGGTGGCCGCCGACCGTGCCGAGCTGCGGGCGGGCGTCGCCGCGCTGGCCGCCGGGCACCCCGGTGCCGAGGTGGTGCGCGGCACCGCGGCGGCCCACGGCCGGGTGGTGCACGTCTTCCCCGGCCAGGCGCCCTGGTGGGACGGCGCCGCGGCCGAACTGCTCGATACCACCCCCGAGTTCGCCCGCCGCATGGCCGAGTGCGAGGCCGCGTTGGCCTCCTTCGTCGACTGGTCCCTGCGGGACGTGGTGCGCGGCGCCGAGGGCGCTCCGCCCGCCGACCGGCCGGACGTCGCCGGGGCCGTGCGGTGGGCGGTGCTGGTCTCGCTCGCCGAGCTGTGGAGCCACCACGGCCTGGCGCCCGCCGCCGTGGTGAGCCACGGGCCCGGCCCCGGCGAGATCGCCGCGGCCTGCGCCGCCGGAGCGCTGACGCTGAAGGACGGGGCGCGGCTGGTCGCCTTCGACGGCGCCGCCGCGGAGGACGACGAACCCGTGGAAGCGGTCGAGTCGCTCGCGGCCGAGGTGCCGTTCTACGCGACGACGGCCCGCCCCGAGCCGTCCCCCGCCGCGGGCGAACGGGCCGGGGCAGGGGCGGACGCGGTGCCCGCGGACACCGCCGAGCCCGGGACGGACGACACGGTCGTGCGCCCCCTCGACACCGCGGGACTGGACGCACGGTACTGGTGCCGCGAGGACGTCCCCGCCGGGCCCCCGGCCGCCCTGTCTCAGACGGCTCGATCCAGGGACGGTCGGTCCAGGGACGGGCGTTCCAGGGACGGGCGTTCCAGGGACGGGCGGCCCCAGGTCGGCCGGTCCCAGGACAGCCATTCCCAGGACAGTCAGGCCCAGGACAGTCAGGCCCAGGACAGTCAGGCCCAGGACAGTCAGGCCCAGGACAGTCAGGCCAAGGTTGCTCGGTCCCAGGACAGCCAGTCCGAGGTTGCTCGGTCCCAGGACGGCCGGCCTCAGGTCGACCTGCAACGCACCGTACGGGCGCTGCTCGGCCGCGGGCACACGGTGTTCATCGAGATCAGCCCCGAGCCGACGGTCGTCGAGACGATCGCGGGGGTCGTTCGCGACGCCGATCGCAGGGCGCTGGCCGTCGGCACGCTGCGCCGCGCGGACGGCGGTCCGGACCGGTTCCTGCGCTCGCTGGCCGAGCTGTACGCCGCCGGGGTGCCGGTGGACTGGTCCGCGGTCTTCGGCCCGGCCGCGGGCGCGGCCGACGTCGAGCTGCCGACCTACCCCTTCCAGCGGCGGCGCTACTGGCTCGACGACACGCTCCCCTCCGGCGACCTGGCTGCCTCCGGACTCCGCGCGGCGGACCACCCGCTGCTGAGCGCCGCCGTCGAACTCCCCGACTCCGAGGGGCTGCTGTTCACCGGCCGGCTGTCGACCCGCACCCATCCGTGGCTCGCCGACCACGTGGTCATGGACCGGGTGCTGCTGCCCGGCACGGCCGGCGTCGAGCTCGCCCTGTGGGCGGCCGCTCGCGTGGGCTGCGACCGCGTCGAGGAGCTCACGCTGCACGCCCCGCTGGAGATCCCCGCGGCGGACGACGGGCGGACGGACGGAGTCTCGATCCGGCTGGCCGTCGGCGGCGCCGACGACACCGGCCGCCGTACGGTGCACCTCTACTCGCGCCCCGCGTCCGCCGACGCCGCCGACCCGACCACCGGCCCCGAACTCGCCGCCGTCCTCGACCCGGCGGCCGGCCCCGACCGATCCTGGACCCGACACGCCAGCGGGACGCTGACCGCCGGCGCCCCGGCGCCCGCCTTCGACCTGATGGTGTGGCCGCCGAAGGGGGCGGAGGAGGTCCCGATCGGCGACCTCTACGAGCGGGCCGCACGGCGCGGATACCGCTACGGGCCGGCCTTCCAGGGCCTCACGTCGGTCTGGCGCCGCGGTGCCGAGGTGTTCGCCGAGGTCCGCCTGGACCGGGAACGGGAGCTCGACGCAGGCCGGTTCACGGTCCATCCGGCGCTGCTCGACGCGGCCGTGCAGGCGTACGCCGTCGCCGTGCCCGAGGCCGCCTCCGGCACGCGCATGCCGTTCTCCTGGCGCGGAGTGTCCCTGCGGGCCGCCGGCGCCACCACCGCCGTACGGGTGCGGCTGAACCCCACCGGCCCCGACGCCATGGCGATCGACGTCGCGGACGCCACCGGCGCCCCGCTCGGCTCGGTGCGCGGCCTCGTGCTGCGGCCCGTGCGCGCGCTCGGCGCGGTCCCCGAGGAAGGCGGCGCGTCGCTCTTCCGCCTGGACTGGGTGCCGGTGCCGGTGCCGCCGTCGACACCGACCGAGTCGCCTTCCACCGAGCGGTGGGTGTGGCTGGGCGCGGGGGACGGAGTCGGCGACGCGATGGGCTCCGCCGTGCCCACCCACCCGGATCTGGCCGCGCTGGCGGCGGCCGTCGACGCGGGCGCGGCGGTGCCGGAGGTGGTGGTCGCCCCCCTCGCGTGCGCGGAGCGGCTCGCCGTGCCGGACGCCGTACGCGCCGCCACCGCGGATGCCCTGCGCCTGCTGCGGGACTGGCTGGCGGACCGCCGGTTCGCCGGCTCGCGGCTCGTGGTCGTGACGCGCGGTGCGGTCGCCGCCGGCGACGCGGACACGGACGGACCTGATCTGGCGGGCGCCGCGGTCTGGGGCCTGCTCCGGACCGCCCAGGCGGAGCACCCGAACCGGTTCACGCTCCTGGACCTGGACCTGGACCTGGACCTGAGTGCGGATCCGACCTCGGATACGGCAACCCCGGATACGGCAACCCCGGATACAACAAGCTCAGCCGCGGCATGTGAAGCCGCGTCCGCGGATCGGCGGTCCCCGGACCCCGCGATCCCCACGGGCGAGCAGCTCGGGACCGTGCTGGCGGTGGACGAACCCCAGTTGGCGCTGCGTCAGGGGAGGCTGCTCGCGCCCCGTCTGGTGCGGCACCCGGATGCCCCGGCATCCGTGACGAAGCACGACCCGGTCCCCGCCTCACCGCCCGTCCCGGCGGCCACCCCGCCCGTGGAGCTCGGCTGCGATCCGCGGGGCACCGTCCTGATCACCGGTGGCACCGGCACGCTCGGCGCCCTCGTCGCCCGGCACCTGGCCGCGCGCGGCGCCCGGCACCTGCTGCTCACCAGCCGCCGGGGCGAGCGGGCGCCGGGGGCCGCGGAACTGGTGGCGGAGCTGGCGGAGCTCGGCGCCCGAGCCACGGTGGCCGCCTGCGACGTCGCCGACCCGGCCGCGCTCGAAGCGCTGTTGGGCGGGGTGCCCGCGGAGCATCCGCTGACGGCCGTGGTCCACGCGGCCGGAGCGGTCGACGACGGTGTGCTGGAGGCGCTCACCCCGGAGCGGTTCGACCCCGTGCTGCGGCCCAAGGCCGACGCCGCCTGGCGGCTGCACGAGCTCACCCGGCACCTCGACCTGTCGGCGTTCGTGCTCTTCTCCTCCGCCGCCGGCGTCATCGGCGCGCCCGGCCAGGCCAACTACGCGGCCGCCAACGCCTTCCTCGACGCCCTGGCACGGCGCCGCCGCGCCCAGGGCCTGCCGGGGCAGTCGCTGGCCTGGGGGCTGTGGGAGGAGCGCAGCGC
Coding sequences:
- a CDS encoding type I polyketide synthase: MTTTASDEKVLDYLKRLTVDLRRTRQRLHEVEAGTREPIAVVGMACRFPGGVTSPEELWQLVASGTDAISEFPADRGWDPDLYHPDPARPGTSTVREGGFLHDAARFDASFFGISAREALAMDPQQRLLLETSWEAVERAGIDPATLAGTRTGVFAGVIYQDYASRLRRVPPEFEGYIGNGSTGSVASGRVAYTFGLEGPAVSVDTACSSSLVALHLACQSLRHGDCTMALAGGVTVMASPMALVEFSRQRGLAGNARCKAFSAAADGTGLGEGVGMLLLERLSDARRAGHRVLAVIRGSAVNQDGASSGLTAPSGPAQQRVIRQALAHAGLTPAEVDAVEAHGTGTTLGDPIEAQALLATYGQGRPADRPLWLGSVKSNIGHAQAAAGVAGVIKMVMALRHGVLPRTLHIDEPTPHVDWTAGAAALLTEARPWPRPQPAARNGTAAGNGAAVGNGTGAGNGAAAGNGAGAGAAVGAREARRRAGVSSFGVSGTNAHLILEEAPEPPAAEAVPGAPGGAGTLVPWVLSAKSEVALRAQAERLRNHLEARPQLTAAEVGAALATTRTAFEHRAVLVAADRAELRAGVAALAAGHPGAEVVRGTAAAHGRVVHVFPGQAPWWDGAAAELLDTTPEFARRMAECEAALASFVDWSLRDVVRGAEGAPPADRPDVAGAVRWAVLVSLAELWSHHGLAPAAVVSHGPGPGEIAAACAAGALTLKDGARLVAFDGAAAEDDEPVEAVESLAAEVPFYATTARPEPSPAAGERAGAGADAVPADTAEPGTDDTVVRPLDTAGLDARYWCREDVPAGPPAALSQTARSRDGRSRDGRSRDGRSRDGRPQVGRSQDSHSQDSQAQDSQAQDSQAQDSQAQDSQAKVARSQDSQSEVARSQDGRPQVDLQRTVRALLGRGHTVFIEISPEPTVVETIAGVVRDADRRALAVGTLRRADGGPDRFLRSLAELYAAGVPVDWSAVFGPAAGAADVELPTYPFQRRRYWLDDTLPSGDLAASGLRAADHPLLSAAVELPDSEGLLFTGRLSTRTHPWLADHVVMDRVLLPGTAGVELALWAAARVGCDRVEELTLHAPLEIPAADDGRTDGVSIRLAVGGADDTGRRTVHLYSRPASADAADPTTGPELAAVLDPAAGPDRSWTRHASGTLTAGAPAPAFDLMVWPPKGAEEVPIGDLYERAARRGYRYGPAFQGLTSVWRRGAEVFAEVRLDRERELDAGRFTVHPALLDAAVQAYAVAVPEAASGTRMPFSWRGVSLRAAGATTAVRVRLNPTGPDAMAIDVADATGAPLGSVRGLVLRPVRALGAVPEEGGASLFRLDWVPVPVPPSTPTESPSTERWVWLGAGDGVGDAMGSAVPTHPDLAALAAAVDAGAAVPEVVVAPLACAERLAVPDAVRAATADALRLLRDWLADRRFAGSRLVVVTRGAVAAGDADTDGPDLAGAAVWGLLRTAQAEHPNRFTLLDLDLDLDLSADPTSDTATPDTATPDTTSSAAACEAASADRRSPDPAIPTGEQLGTVLAVDEPQLALRQGRLLAPRLVRHPDAPASVTKHDPVPASPPVPAATPPVELGCDPRGTVLITGGTGTLGALVARHLAARGARHLLLTSRRGERAPGAAELVAELAELGARATVAACDVADPAALEALLGGVPAEHPLTAVVHAAGAVDDGVLEALTPERFDPVLRPKADAAWRLHELTRHLDLSAFVLFSSAAGVIGAPGQANYAAANAFLDALARRRRAQGLPGQSLAWGLWEERSALTAKLGEADLARMARSGVLPLATEEALALFDAGRALDEPALVPLHLDPVRPRSGAGRGAGATPAVLRDLLGAREGRPARSRTPGSRAATPNGAATGSDSGPAAVLRRRLSTLNETESERVLLDLVRTRAAAVLRQLRPADIEPDRGFVDLGFDSLTDLELRDALETATGLSLPATLIFDHPTAAALAGHLRREFAADDTVEVGPALEELDRLEEFLAPFAADGDARTAIGLRLRDLLSRWGDEGPGGGSETAPHDLASATDDELFAVLEGLRGTDPGTPANPHGL